A region from the Panicum hallii strain FIL2 chromosome 1, PHallii_v3.1, whole genome shotgun sequence genome encodes:
- the LOC112876787 gene encoding thioredoxin M1, chloroplastic encodes MASRLAVAVSVSVSAAAPASSPSPVTAASPPRVALRSGLPPTCRALRARPRSRGAAVVCQAQGGQDTAIQVPDVSKSTWQSLVVESELPVLVEFWASWCGPCKMIDPIVGKLSKEYEGKLKCYKLNTDENPDIATQFGIRSIPTMMIFKNGEKKDAVIGAVPESTLITCIEKYVDGR; translated from the exons ATGGCCTcccgcctcgccgtcgccgtctccgtctccgtctccgccgccgcgcccgcctcgTCGCCTTCCCCGGTCACCGCCGCCTCCCCGCCCCGCGTCGCCCTCCGCAGCGGCCTCCCGCCGACGTGCCGCGCgctccgcgcccgcccgcgctcCCGCGGCGCGGCCGTCGTGTGCCAGGCCCAGGGCGGCCAGGACACCGCCATCCAAG TTCCTGATGTGAGCAAATCTACAtggcaatcgcttgtggtggagaGCGAGCTCCCTGTCCTCGTCGAGTTCTGGGCTTCATGGTGCGGACCGTGCAAAATGATAGACCCCATCGTCGGCAAGCTCTCAAAGGAGTACGAAGGGAAGCTGAAATGCTACAAGCTGAACACAGACGAGAACCCTGACATTGCGACCCAGTTTGGCATCCGGAGCATCCCCACAATGATGATATTCAAGAACGGCGAGAAGAAGGATGCGGTAATTGGGGCTGTGCCCGAGAGCACCCTGATCACCTGCATCGAGAAGTATGTTGATGGGAGGTGA